A window of the Lactobacillus amylovorus DSM 20531 genome harbors these coding sequences:
- the mutL gene encoding DNA mismatch repair endonuclease MutL, which translates to MPKIHELSETLTNQIAAGEVIERPASVVKELVENSLDAGATRIRVDFVDAGLKQIVVQDNGTGIERDQVDLAFTRHATSKISNEHDLFKVSTLGFRGEALASISAVSHVEILTATDGAIGTRATFSGGNKKGQEDAASQKGTKITVQDLFFNTPARLKYLRSPRTEIMKIVDIINRLALGYPQVSFALSNTGKILLRTTGNGNLKQTVANVYGRHIAEKMEDIEAEDTDFKVTGLISKPELTRSTRNFISILLNGRYIRNFQLNTAIMDGYGSKLEARHYPIAVVSIKVDPLLVDVNVHPTKQEVRLSKEKELSRLITTAISNALVEKVEQTSAFANLENKRETLVDQLQFNLNQDVVNTERKEVPEIHDQVEKPKFKAAKETEKEDTEGTGKYVDLNIPRENDKYIITKTWDQNVEEQQKLTPFGASSANQEVISSGDEVLANNLPRLAYVGQTDTYIIAENEGDLFLIDQVAARRRLQFEKTYQILASKKIVQQGLLTPIVLEFGNLDFIQIKDKLEQIKQIGIYLEEFGQNSFIVRSYPTWIHENIEETIRQILDSYLNLDKGQSENLFKRVAEMEAKHAVTGKIDLSAAEAKQIISDLRKTADPYHDASGRLVLVRMSQNELKKMFKRDD; encoded by the coding sequence ATGCCTAAAATTCATGAATTATCTGAAACTTTAACCAATCAAATTGCGGCAGGTGAAGTTATTGAACGTCCTGCCAGCGTAGTTAAAGAATTGGTGGAAAACTCCCTTGATGCTGGAGCCACCCGAATCAGAGTAGATTTTGTGGATGCAGGATTAAAGCAAATTGTAGTACAGGACAACGGTACAGGAATTGAACGTGATCAAGTTGACCTGGCTTTTACGCGTCATGCGACTAGTAAAATTAGCAACGAGCATGATCTGTTTAAAGTTTCGACTTTAGGCTTTAGAGGTGAAGCTCTGGCTTCAATTTCCGCGGTAAGTCACGTAGAAATTTTAACGGCAACAGACGGAGCAATTGGTACAAGAGCTACTTTTAGTGGCGGCAATAAAAAAGGTCAAGAAGATGCGGCATCGCAAAAAGGGACCAAGATTACGGTGCAAGATCTGTTTTTCAACACGCCAGCGAGATTGAAGTATCTGCGCAGTCCACGAACCGAAATCATGAAGATTGTGGATATTATTAATCGCTTAGCATTAGGTTATCCACAAGTATCTTTTGCCTTGTCGAATACGGGTAAAATTTTACTCAGAACAACTGGCAATGGTAATTTAAAACAAACTGTTGCCAATGTTTATGGGCGCCATATTGCGGAAAAAATGGAAGACATTGAGGCAGAAGATACTGATTTTAAAGTTACGGGCTTAATTTCTAAACCAGAATTGACTCGTTCAACCCGCAACTTTATTTCAATTCTGCTTAATGGACGTTATATTCGAAACTTCCAACTGAATACAGCAATTATGGATGGTTATGGCTCCAAACTTGAGGCGCGGCATTATCCAATTGCTGTTGTGTCTATTAAGGTCGATCCTTTGTTAGTCGATGTAAATGTGCATCCCACTAAGCAAGAGGTACGTTTATCTAAGGAAAAAGAACTTAGTCGATTGATTACAACTGCAATCAGTAATGCACTTGTGGAAAAAGTTGAGCAAACTAGTGCATTTGCCAATCTAGAAAATAAGCGTGAAACATTAGTAGACCAATTGCAATTTAACTTGAATCAAGATGTAGTAAATACAGAACGTAAAGAAGTACCAGAAATTCATGATCAGGTAGAAAAACCAAAATTTAAGGCTGCTAAGGAAACTGAAAAAGAAGATACCGAGGGAACTGGCAAATACGTTGATCTAAACATTCCGCGTGAAAATGACAAATACATTATCACCAAAACCTGGGATCAAAATGTAGAAGAGCAGCAAAAACTTACGCCTTTTGGTGCCTCTTCTGCTAATCAAGAGGTGATTTCCAGCGGGGATGAAGTTTTAGCCAACAATTTGCCACGTCTAGCCTATGTTGGTCAAACCGATACCTACATCATTGCAGAGAATGAAGGGGATCTGTTCTTGATCGATCAGGTTGCAGCTAGAAGAAGACTGCAATTTGAAAAAACATATCAGATACTAGCTTCTAAAAAAATTGTGCAGCAGGGACTGCTTACGCCAATTGTCTTAGAATTCGGTAATCTAGATTTTATCCAAATTAAAGATAAGCTGGAGCAGATTAAACAGATTGGCATTTACTTAGAAGAATTTGGTCAAAATAGTTTTATTGTGCGTTCATATCCAACTTGGATTCATGAAAATATCGAAGAAACGATTCGCCAAATCTTAGATAGTTATCTGAATTTGGATAAGGGTCAATCTGAGAATCTGTTTAAACGTGTAGCTGAGATGGAAGCCAAACATGCAGTAACGGGGAAAATCGATTTGTCTGCCGCAGAAGCAAAACAAATTATTAGTGATTTGCGCAAAACGGCTGATCCATATCATGATGCCTCAGGGCGTCTAGTTTTGGTCCGCATGAGCCAAAATGAATTAAAAAAGATGTTCAAAAGGGATGATTAA
- the mutS gene encoding DNA mismatch repair protein MutS, with translation MMEQYYEIKKQYPDAFLFYRVGDFYELFEDDAVKGAQILELTLTHRSNKTKNPIPMAGVPHLAVDTYVNTLVEKGYKVALCEQLEDPKKAKGMVKRGIIQLVTPGTMMNEGPNDAKDSNYLTSVVTTKSGFGLAYSDLSTGEIYATHLKSFEAVSNELLSLRTREVVYNGPLTEQNKDFMHKANITVSAPTPIEGEHAEISYVEQNLTNKAEKEATRQLVGYLLSTQKRSLAHLQIAKSYEVNQYLQMSHTVQNNLELVASAKTGKKMGSLFWVLDKTHTAMGGRLLKQWLARPLLNVDEINHREEMVQALLDGYFTRENAIDALKGVYDLERLTGRIAFGNVNARELLQLSRSLQAVPVILDALNQSDSQVLEDFAQKIDPLKGVAEMISTTLVKDPPILTTEGGLIREGVDKQLDRYKDAMNNGKKWLAQMEADERQKTGIDNLKVGYNKVFGYYIQVSNGNKSKVPLDRYTRKQTLTNAERYITPELKEHENLILEAQTRSTDLEYDLFVKLREEVKKYIPALQKLGGQLAALDVYCGFATVAEQNNYCRPHFHTDNQDIDVVNGRHPVVEKVMTAGSYIPNDVKMDSATNIFLITGPNMSGKSTYMRQMALIAIMAQVGSFVPADSADLPIFDQIFTRIGAADDLISGQSTFMVEMSEANDALQYATKRSLVLFDEIGRGTATYDGMALAGAIVKYLHDKVGAKALFATHYHELTALDETLDHLKNIHVGATEENGKLIFLHKILPGPADQSYGIHVAQLAGLPRAVLREATKLLKRLEAQGSELAPVSQQLDLFAEPVDSSDEEEQVQNDKPAMTDAEQDVLDDISNLYLADKTPLQIMQMVADWQKDLKDDN, from the coding sequence ATGATGGAGCAATATTACGAAATTAAAAAGCAATATCCTGATGCCTTTCTTTTTTATCGTGTCGGAGATTTCTACGAACTTTTCGAAGACGATGCGGTTAAGGGCGCTCAGATTCTTGAATTAACTTTAACACACCGTTCAAATAAAACTAAGAATCCAATTCCGATGGCTGGTGTACCTCATTTGGCCGTTGATACTTATGTAAATACTTTGGTTGAAAAGGGATATAAGGTTGCACTTTGCGAACAGCTCGAAGATCCTAAAAAAGCTAAGGGCATGGTAAAGCGTGGCATTATTCAATTGGTAACTCCAGGTACCATGATGAATGAAGGTCCCAATGATGCTAAGGATTCTAACTATTTAACTTCAGTAGTGACTACTAAGAGTGGCTTTGGCTTAGCCTACAGTGATTTATCAACTGGTGAAATTTATGCGACACATTTGAAGAGCTTCGAAGCTGTTTCTAATGAACTTTTATCATTAAGAACACGCGAAGTTGTTTACAATGGTCCTTTGACTGAACAAAATAAGGACTTTATGCATAAGGCTAATATCACCGTTTCCGCGCCTACGCCAATTGAAGGCGAACATGCCGAGATTTCTTATGTTGAACAAAATTTAACCAATAAGGCAGAAAAAGAAGCTACGCGTCAACTGGTAGGCTATCTTTTATCTACCCAAAAGAGAAGCTTAGCCCACTTGCAAATTGCTAAGAGCTACGAAGTAAACCAATACTTACAGATGTCGCATACTGTTCAAAATAATTTGGAATTAGTTGCATCTGCTAAAACTGGTAAAAAAATGGGCTCGCTTTTCTGGGTTCTTGATAAAACTCATACGGCAATGGGTGGGCGTCTGCTTAAGCAATGGTTAGCTCGACCACTGCTCAATGTGGATGAGATCAATCACCGTGAAGAAATGGTGCAAGCTCTGCTTGATGGTTACTTCACACGTGAAAATGCGATTGATGCGTTGAAGGGCGTTTATGACCTAGAGCGTTTAACTGGTCGAATTGCCTTTGGCAATGTTAATGCACGTGAACTTTTGCAATTATCCCGCTCACTTCAAGCTGTGCCTGTAATTTTGGATGCTTTGAACCAATCAGATAGTCAAGTGCTAGAAGATTTTGCCCAAAAGATTGATCCATTAAAGGGCGTAGCAGAAATGATTTCAACGACTTTGGTTAAGGATCCACCAATTTTGACTACAGAAGGTGGCTTAATTCGCGAAGGCGTTGATAAGCAACTGGACCGCTACAAGGATGCCATGAATAATGGTAAAAAGTGGTTAGCTCAAATGGAAGCTGACGAACGACAAAAGACCGGTATTGATAACTTGAAAGTTGGCTATAACAAGGTCTTTGGCTATTACATTCAAGTATCTAATGGTAATAAGAGCAAGGTGCCACTGGATCGCTACACGCGTAAACAGACTTTGACCAACGCTGAACGTTACATTACGCCAGAGTTGAAGGAACACGAAAATTTAATCTTGGAGGCGCAAACTCGTTCAACTGACTTGGAATATGACTTGTTCGTTAAATTACGTGAGGAAGTTAAGAAGTATATTCCTGCCTTGCAAAAATTGGGTGGGCAACTTGCAGCCTTAGACGTTTACTGCGGCTTTGCGACCGTAGCTGAACAAAATAATTACTGCAGACCTCACTTCCATACCGATAATCAGGATATCGATGTGGTTAATGGCCGCCACCCAGTAGTTGAAAAAGTTATGACTGCTGGTTCCTACATCCCTAACGATGTCAAAATGGATTCAGCTACCAACATTTTCTTGATTACTGGTCCTAACATGTCTGGTAAGAGTACCTACATGAGACAAATGGCTTTAATCGCAATCATGGCGCAAGTGGGCTCCTTTGTCCCAGCTGATAGTGCTGATTTGCCAATATTTGATCAAATCTTTACTCGAATTGGTGCTGCCGATGACCTGATTTCTGGTCAAAGTACCTTCATGGTTGAAATGAGCGAAGCAAACGATGCTTTGCAATATGCAACTAAACGCAGTTTGGTTCTCTTTGACGAAATTGGTCGTGGTACTGCAACTTACGATGGTATGGCTTTAGCTGGGGCGATCGTTAAGTATCTGCATGATAAAGTAGGAGCTAAGGCATTATTTGCGACCCACTACCATGAATTAACTGCACTTGATGAGACACTAGATCATTTAAAGAACATCCACGTTGGTGCGACTGAAGAAAATGGCAAGCTGATCTTTTTGCACAAAATTTTACCAGGACCAGCCGACCAAAGTTATGGTATTCACGTTGCCCAACTTGCTGGTTTACCACGTGCCGTATTGCGTGAAGCAACCAAATTATTAAAACGTCTTGAAGCACAAGGCAGTGAACTTGCTCCAGTTAGTCAGCAATTAGACTTATTCGCAGAGCCTGTGGATAGTTCAGATGAGGAAGAGCAAGTACAAAATGACAAGCCAGCTATGACCGATGCGGAACAAGATGTGCTTGACGATATTTCTAATCTTTATTTGGCCGATAAGACACCACTTCAAATTATGCAAATGGTAGCGGATTGGCAAAAAGACTTGAAGGATGATAACTAA
- the groL gene encoding chaperonin GroEL (60 kDa chaperone family; promotes refolding of misfolded polypeptides especially under stressful conditions; forms two stacked rings of heptamers to form a barrel-shaped 14mer; ends can be capped by GroES; misfolded proteins enter the barrel where they are refolded when GroES binds) — protein MAKDIKFSENARRSLLKGVDKLADTVKTTIGPKGRNVVLEQSYGNPDITNDGVTIAKSIELKDHYENMGAKLVAEAAQKTNDIAGDGTTTATVLTQAIAREGMKNVTAGANPVGIRRGIEKATQAAVDELHKISHKVESKDQIANVAAVSSASKEVGDLIADAMEKVGHDGVITIEDSRGINTELSVVEGMQFDRGYLSQYMVTDNDKMEADLDNPYILITDKKISNIQDILPLLQEIVQQGKALLIIADDVSGEALPTLVLNKIRGTFNVVAVKAPGFGDRRKAQLQDIAALTGGTVITDDLGLELKDAKIDQLGQARRVTVTKDSTTIVDGAGSKDAIQEREDSIRKQIEESTSDFDKKKLQERLAKLTGGVAVIHVGAATETELKERRYRIEDALNSTRAAVDEGYVAGGGTALVDVEKAIKDLKGDTPDEQTGINIVLRALSAPVRQIAENAGKDGAVVLNKLENQENEVGYNAATDKWENMVDAGIIDPTKVTRTALQNAASIAALLLTTEAVVAEIPEEKPAAPQGGAGAGAPGMGM, from the coding sequence ATGGCAAAAGATATTAAATTCTCAGAAAATGCAAGACGTTCCCTTTTAAAGGGTGTTGACAAGTTAGCTGATACTGTTAAGACCACTATTGGTCCTAAGGGTAGAAACGTTGTTTTGGAACAAAGCTACGGCAACCCAGATATTACTAACGATGGTGTTACTATTGCTAAGTCAATTGAATTAAAAGACCACTACGAAAACATGGGTGCTAAGCTTGTTGCTGAAGCTGCACAAAAGACTAACGACATTGCCGGTGACGGTACTACTACTGCAACTGTTTTAACTCAAGCAATTGCTCGTGAAGGTATGAAGAACGTTACTGCTGGTGCTAACCCTGTAGGTATTCGTCGCGGTATTGAAAAGGCTACTCAAGCTGCCGTTGATGAATTACACAAGATCAGCCACAAGGTTGAATCAAAGGACCAAATCGCTAACGTAGCTGCTGTTTCATCAGCATCTAAAGAAGTTGGTGACTTAATCGCTGACGCTATGGAAAAGGTTGGTCACGATGGTGTTATCACTATTGAAGATTCACGTGGTATCAACACTGAACTTTCAGTAGTTGAAGGTATGCAATTCGATCGTGGTTACTTATCACAATACATGGTAACTGACAACGACAAGATGGAAGCAGATCTTGACAACCCATACATCTTGATCACTGACAAGAAGATTTCTAACATCCAAGACATTTTGCCACTTCTTCAAGAAATCGTTCAACAAGGTAAGGCTTTGTTAATCATTGCTGACGATGTTTCTGGTGAAGCTCTTCCAACTCTTGTATTGAACAAGATCCGTGGTACTTTCAACGTTGTTGCTGTTAAGGCTCCTGGCTTTGGTGACCGTCGTAAGGCTCAATTACAAGATATCGCTGCTTTGACTGGTGGTACAGTAATTACTGATGACTTAGGTCTTGAATTGAAGGATGCTAAGATTGATCAATTAGGTCAAGCTCGTCGTGTAACTGTAACCAAGGACTCAACTACTATTGTTGACGGTGCTGGTTCAAAGGACGCTATCCAAGAACGTGAAGATTCAATCAGAAAGCAAATTGAAGAATCAACTTCAGACTTTGACAAGAAGAAGTTGCAAGAACGTCTTGCAAAACTTACTGGTGGTGTAGCTGTTATCCACGTTGGTGCTGCTACCGAAACTGAGCTTAAGGAACGTCGTTACAGAATCGAAGATGCCTTGAACTCAACCCGTGCTGCTGTTGACGAAGGTTATGTTGCTGGTGGTGGTACTGCTTTGGTAGACGTAGAAAAGGCTATCAAGGACCTTAAGGGTGACACTCCAGATGAACAAACTGGTATCAACATTGTTTTAAGAGCACTTTCAGCACCAGTTCGTCAAATTGCTGAAAACGCAGGTAAAGACGGTGCCGTTGTATTGAACAAGCTTGAAAACCAAGAAAACGAAGTTGGTTACAACGCTGCTACTGACAAGTGGGAAAACATGGTTGACGCAGGTATCATTGACCCAACTAAGGTAACTCGTACCGCTTTACAAAACGCTGCTTCAATTGCTGCATTACTCCTTACTACTGAAGCTGTTGTTGCAGAAATTCCTGAAGAAAAGCCAGCTGCTCCACAAGGTGGTGCAGGTGCCGGCGCCCCAGGAATGGGTATGTAA
- the groES gene encoding co-chaperone GroES: MLQPIGDRVIVKVKEEEEKTVGGIVLASNAKKKPIEGEVVAVGEGAYASNGEKIPMVVKKGDVVIYDRYSGTNVEYEGEKYLVLHEKDILAIEK, from the coding sequence GTGTTACAACCAATCGGTGATCGTGTAATCGTTAAAGTTAAAGAAGAAGAAGAAAAGACAGTTGGCGGCATCGTTTTAGCATCAAATGCTAAGAAGAAGCCAATTGAAGGCGAAGTTGTAGCTGTCGGTGAAGGTGCTTACGCATCAAACGGCGAAAAGATTCCTATGGTCGTTAAGAAGGGCGACGTAGTTATCTACGACAGATATTCAGGCACTAACGTTGAATACGAAGGCGAAAAGTATTTAGTTCTTCACGAAAAAGACATTTTAGCAATTGAAAAGTAA
- a CDS encoding LiaF transmembrane domain-containing protein, with the protein MKAKWSRIFWGVGLIAAAVFLVIDQLHLLPFTIGFWAIFWTVVFAASLITSIINKNLYGSIFSIAFLLIIYAKPLHIAALAPWTILLVAFLISAGISLIFRKSFKPTVIINGKKVDANWSDLKNKTFDSDNVITDSSFGVDSDNVVISGKMSEASRYIHSQNLKTITIDSTMGEVSVYLDGAKAAGDEVIMNVNTSMCDVNVYIPSDWQVENNMQNSLSDVDIDHSKGTGTKLILQGRNTMGDLTVKHVKD; encoded by the coding sequence ATGAAAGCTAAGTGGAGTCGAATTTTCTGGGGCGTTGGGTTAATTGCAGCTGCCGTGTTCTTAGTAATTGACCAGTTACATTTATTACCATTTACGATAGGTTTCTGGGCGATCTTTTGGACAGTAGTTTTTGCAGCTAGTTTAATTACTTCAATAATAAATAAAAATTTATATGGGTCTATTTTTTCAATTGCATTTTTATTAATTATTTATGCTAAGCCACTTCATATTGCAGCGCTTGCTCCGTGGACTATTTTGCTTGTCGCATTTCTAATTTCTGCTGGAATTAGTTTGATTTTTAGAAAAAGTTTCAAGCCGACAGTGATTATTAATGGTAAAAAAGTGGATGCTAACTGGTCAGATTTGAAAAATAAAACTTTTGACTCAGACAATGTGATCACTGATAGCAGCTTCGGTGTTGATAGTGATAATGTGGTGATCAGTGGAAAAATGTCAGAAGCTTCACGCTATATCCATTCACAAAATTTAAAGACTATTACTATTGATTCTACTATGGGCGAAGTTAGCGTTTATTTAGACGGTGCTAAAGCTGCAGGAGATGAAGTAATTATGAACGTTAATACTTCAATGTGTGACGTTAATGTTTATATTCCTAGTGATTGGCAAGTTGAAAATAATATGCAAAATAGTTTGAGCGATGTCGATATTGATCACAGCAAGGGAACTGGCACCAAGTTGATCTTACAGGGTAGAAATACCATGGGAGATTTAACTGTTAAACATGTAAAAGATTAA
- a CDS encoding LytTR family DNA-binding domain-containing protein has translation MKVKLEIDPDNQESEVIIKANKITPELERIYRKLQDESSHPDQITGVKDDKAYYLDINQILFFETADKQVMAHTINHSYAVKYKLYELENLLGGQFMRVSKSTILNLDQIYALTKSISNCQIQFHHSYKTVYVSRRYYRELKDKLNERRTY, from the coding sequence ATGAAGGTTAAATTAGAAATTGATCCTGATAACCAGGAATCGGAAGTAATTATCAAAGCTAATAAAATTACTCCAGAACTAGAGCGAATTTATCGTAAATTGCAAGATGAATCATCTCATCCTGATCAAATTACTGGAGTAAAGGATGACAAAGCATATTATCTCGATATAAATCAGATTCTATTCTTTGAAACTGCTGATAAACAGGTAATGGCACATACTATAAATCATAGCTATGCTGTGAAATACAAGTTGTATGAATTAGAAAATTTGCTTGGCGGACAATTTATGCGAGTATCTAAATCAACAATTCTTAACTTAGATCAGATTTATGCTTTGACTAAATCAATTTCTAATTGCCAGATTCAATTTCATCATTCTTACAAAACCGTTTATGTTTCTAGACGTTACTACCGCGAATTAAAAGATAAATTAAACGAAAGAAGGACTTACTAA